The genomic DNA AATTGAGCACAATATTTAATCCAGAAGCCATAACAGTAACTTTTGCAGGATATTCCGGTTTTTCTTTTGAATCAAACAAAATGCTAAAGAAATCCATAGGCACAATGAGGATCAACAAGCATAACGCGTAAAAAGGCATCACTGATGGCAAATATTCTGCCCCATACATAACCTGTATAAGAGGGCGTGCTATGAAAGCTAATCCAAAAGCACATGGAAAAGCGAATATTGACGAATACCTAAAGACCTTCACAAAGGCATTTCTCAATTCGTCTCCTTCCAATTGTGTAAAAACAGGAAAAAGAACTGAGGTGATGGATACTAGGCTTATGAATGCAGTGACTATGCTAAATGCCGCTTTATAAAAACCAACATCCTTGGCAGTCATAAGAATGCCAAGCATTATGGCATCAACATGAAGAAAGAATAGACCTGAAACCAGAGTTGAAAATGTCAGATATCCTAAAAATCTTAAAACCCTTCGATCATCTATTTTTATCGTCTCCCCCTTAAACAGATAAGAATATCTCTTCGCTAAGAAAAAAAATAGAACCAAAACCACAATGATAACTGATAGGGTAAGTCCAACTAAAGCCCCATAAACTGAATAACCAAGGAGGACAAATAAAGGAATAATAGTCACTCTAGATATCTCATAAATCATACTCCTTGCCGTAGAATACTGAAATTTTTGAAGCGCAACAAAGGTTCCATCCAGAAAATCCATAAAAGAGTAGAAGAATGTGAGGATGCCCACAATCTCCAGGGGTAAAAT from Methanocellales archaeon includes the following:
- a CDS encoding flippase, which codes for MTHLARKVLKNTAFNSSSIIISGIGGLVFTVILARLLHPELFGIYHLALSVALVTLTFTDLGVNRTMTRYVSHALGKNDKSLARSFFRYLLKIKFLLTTLTSMALIALAKPLAIYVFHKPDLILPLEIVGILTFFYSFMDFLDGTFVALQKFQYSTARSMIYEISRVTIIPLFVLLGYSVYGALVGLTLSVIIVVLVLFFFLAKRYSYLFKGETIKIDDRRVLRFLGYLTFSTLVSGLFFLHVDAIMLGILMTAKDVGFYKAAFSIVTAFISLVSITSVLFPVFTQLEGDELRNAFVKVFRYSSIFAFPCAFGLAFIARPLIQVMYGAEYLPSVMPFYALCLLILIVPMDFFSILFDSKEKPEYPAKVTVMASGLNIVLNYLFILRFGLIGAAIATLTARYFGAFTMGVLSKRVLNISPGFDSIYKPLFSSFVMLAFLYLIPSPTTLLDGIIGIIFAAVIYILVMLLIKGIDKEDVIYLSAVFGQQERLKKMYNAVDSKLQRGVK